The proteins below are encoded in one region of Streptomyces sp. NBC_00490:
- a CDS encoding TauD/TfdA dioxygenase family protein — MPYEKGPVITPVSGFFGAYLSAVSLKTPLTQSEFTVLRQALVRYRVLFFRGQFLGHDEQTALARRFGPLAPAHPWQVTTPGQPFVHTLVTGGDRPMTPEQQHRTRWRSPDYLSGWHADVTAAVDPPSLSVLRAASVTSRGGDTTWADLVTAYEQLSEPLRRFLDGLTAEHRYLVGYVPYGVTDNALRTAMSAGFVAHHPVVRVLPENGVRALFVNPAFTSHIIELSPPESRRILDLVYTHMTQPAFCVRHQWQRGDVVIWDNRATAHIAPEDHEHLGEERRMHRVFVAGSPAIGPTGRISSAVSGVPYQVPAHGTE, encoded by the coding sequence GTGCCTTACGAAAAGGGTCCGGTCATCACGCCCGTCAGCGGTTTCTTCGGGGCCTACCTCTCGGCTGTCTCGCTGAAGACGCCTCTCACCCAGAGCGAGTTCACCGTCCTGCGGCAGGCCCTTGTGCGGTACCGGGTCCTCTTCTTCCGGGGGCAGTTCCTCGGTCACGACGAACAGACGGCGCTGGCCCGTAGGTTCGGGCCTCTCGCGCCTGCGCACCCGTGGCAGGTGACCACGCCTGGACAACCGTTCGTGCACACCCTGGTGACCGGGGGCGACCGGCCCATGACGCCCGAGCAGCAGCACCGGACCCGCTGGCGCAGTCCGGACTATCTGTCCGGCTGGCACGCGGACGTCACCGCAGCGGTGGACCCGCCGTCCTTGAGCGTGTTGCGGGCCGCGAGCGTCACCTCTCGTGGCGGGGACACGACCTGGGCTGATCTCGTCACCGCGTACGAGCAGTTGTCGGAGCCGTTGCGGCGGTTCCTGGACGGACTGACGGCCGAGCACCGGTACCTGGTGGGCTATGTACCGTACGGCGTCACCGACAACGCGCTGCGGACGGCGATGTCCGCCGGTTTCGTCGCTCACCATCCGGTGGTGCGGGTCCTGCCGGAGAACGGGGTGCGTGCCCTCTTCGTCAACCCGGCCTTCACGAGTCACATCATCGAGCTGTCGCCGCCGGAGAGCCGCCGGATACTCGACCTGGTCTACACCCACATGACACAACCGGCGTTCTGCGTCCGGCATCAGTGGCAACGGGGCGACGTGGTGATCTGGGACAACCGGGCGACCGCGCACATCGCACCGGAGGATCATGAGCATCTTGGCGAGGAGCGGCGGATGCACCGGGTGTTCGTGGCCGGCTCCCCAGCGATCGGCCCGACCGGCCGCATCTCGTCGGCTGTGTCGGGAGTGCCGTATCAGGTACCGGCGCATGGAACCGAGTGA